aataatagaagttAGAATAGTCTACCTGGAAATTATTGGACATTCACctatatttgtcttattttgtgtgAGCACTGTGATGGACTACTTTTAGGctgcttttatgtatttttgaagcATGCTCACTACAAACTGTCACTGTATGGACATTGGACAACAGCAGCAtgatcattttttaaaacatctccCTTTGCATTCAACTGTAAAACAAAAGTGGTTTTATTAATTTGGatcatacaaaataaaattagacTATTTGAACTAGATCTTTTCCTTCTGATTGTTTTCTTCAATTAAATGTTAGTTAAAAGCCTGTAGTCTTACTAAAATAATCAATTTGTTAACACGTTACATGACCCATgccaaaaagaaaagacaaaacatGACGATTCCAAAACTTTATCAAACTAGAAGCTTCTTATGATTAGATGGGACCAATCATGGTTACGTTTGACAGACATCTTAAGTGTCTGTTCTCTTTTCCCAGCCCACTATCAAAGAGCTCCAGATAACAGCCATTCACAAAAGCCCTAGCAGACGGAGGGGTAAACACGACGAGGAGGAGCAAAAGCTGCGTGTGAGTGTGAGCATGGAGGAAGGGACCTAGAATGACAGACGAGGAGTAGGGAGGGGTGAGGAACCAAGAGAGAGACGGCAGCATTTCTGTGAACCTCCTGGAGGTAGGAGATCACATCAGGAGACAGGATGCCAGGAACACAGTCGTTTTGACCCAAATTCCCTGGAAACACAGGAGGAATAAGTGCTGCCATGATATCCATTCTCAAATGGGATTAATAAAGCACTTTACATCTGCAGTAGAAGCTTTATAGACTAACTCCTCAGCCTAATTCCACAACTTCATGCTTTCTTCACCGGTCTTAAGTGTTCTCTGGAGCGAGAGGCATCCCTGCACATTCACTGAGCAGCATGTCCCATGAGAAGTACCATGAGGACATggacagtgagtaacagtgtgtCTGCATGCTGGTCGGTGTGTGTCGTCTATCTTCTTGCCGTCTCCGTGACCTTGGCGTCCAGCGTCACCTGTCGCAGCGCATGTCCCGTGCAGCGGGCGCTCAGGGTCACCAACTCCTCATCCGCCTCTGCCTCAGCCTCAGCCTCCACCTCCGGCCGGCATGTGCGCAGCTATGTGCACCTCCAGGGAGACGTGCGCCAGAGGAAACTCTTCTCCTTCCAGAAGTTCTTCCTTAGGATCGGAAAAGACGGGAGAGTCAACGGCACCAAGAGCAAAGACGATCCCTACAGTGAGTCACTTCATGATAGCCTATGCACTCCTTTTATTCTGAATCATTTAAGTAAATATACGATTTCGAGTGTTTGGAAACGTTATCACCTGTACATCACCCTATCtgttaaaaaaatgcatcaacTAGGTTTAAAGAGTTTTATCAATcccattaaaatgtacatttgacaaGTTAGAATTACAAATCATGCAATGTTTGATTTAAGTTATACGTCAAAAACATTCTGATGTGAATAATCataagtatatatatactttttattagatagatggatagatagattgtttttatttatgtaggTTATAATAAAGTTTATGTATTATTTCATTATAGGCAAAATTATTGAATATTGTGTCATggaattaattgaaaaaataaagtacattcaaattgtttaaatttagttttaatacctctgtacagcactttggttgcaacttctgttgttttgaaatgtgctctataaattaataaactaatctaaactaaattaatacatttgttaattaattaaaataaaatccagaAATCCATTTAGGaatattattagttttaattattataattaaagtaaGCTTTAAatttatgattaaattaataacattttgtaactttttctaataataaaattgttaataataaaaaaaaatccatgtgaATTTCCcatataaagcaaataaaaaaagccCATTCtgctttctattctattttacttACATTTCTATAGCCTGCAATATGTTTTTACAAACCGCAAATTATTCCTGCAATATCTTATCTAATATAAGCAAAACACCTAATGCCAAACTAAATTCATCGGTGCAGGCTGGAATAATATTTAAACcccataaattaaataaactactctaataaaacataaaattaatggGCCATTAAGGAATGGTGCTGTTGGCTGCAATAtccttttaaatgcataattatgtCCTGACACCCAAAAACCTGAGAGCAATTAACCCACGTATTCCCATAAATGTTTTCTCGGACATAGCAAAGGAGGAAACACATCCTCTATAATATGATCGATCAAAGGTTACAATTGTGTTTGCAATGGCTTTATATACCATTCATGGATCTGTTATTAGGTTGTTTCTGGTTTGTTATCAAGTATTATGAGCCCATCAGGGAGAGGCacaatgtgttttctgtgttttacGCTGAACAAGTTAATTAGCCGTTACTCATATGGAGCCCATGTGTAGATAAGAGTCTTCCTGTTTCCTCtgcgtgtgtaagtgtgtgtgtttgtctagtGTCTCGCACTGGCATCCCTTCCTTTTTAAGGCCACGAGGCATCTTGATTCATCTTGATGTGGCTGTTTGTGTCTAGTGCTTcaataacaaacttttttttttaaatgtctcagTTTTTTGTCCTACAGCAGTGAGATATCTGCTAAATCTCAGATTGATCCCTTGAGAAAAAGAGCCCAGGATATCTCCTCTTGGGTTTCAAAAGAGATCCCAACAAGGTCTTAAAGTGGGCTTAGACATGCCGAGATATTTCAAAGCTGTCAATGGGATggcaccttttcaaaaggtacacctttgtacctaaaggGTACATACCTAAATTTGCTTAAGGTACATATtagcagagatgggaccaagtcacacatgtgcaagtctcaagtaagtctcaagtcttaaccttcaagtctcaagtaagtcccaagtatttttttcttgggcaagtcaagtcaagtcaagtcacaagctatgtcaagtcaagtccaagtcaagtcaccttaatattgttattttacctgcataatctgatcttaataaagttaaaagacaagatataggtaactgtcagtaaattaaaataatttggatttgcattgtaaatactcatgttcagtaaaatacatcatggaatcaaacaaaattgtaacttcctaaaattatttatttttcacttctgccaacagtgtttgaaatgttttacattttcaacattgagtccataaaactaaacatccaacagacacctctctgaacacctctctctctctctctctctctctctctctcaaacacagtttacatacaacattaaactttgttacatttctcctctctccctctctctctcacacgcacacacacactctctctctctccctcacacacacacacacacacacacacacacacacacacacactctctctctctctctctctctctctctctctctctctcagagtatagaatataaatattttcaaaaaaatttcagttgtttcatacttttttgttatgtacagtacagaccaaaagtttggacacaccttctcattcaaagagttttctttattttcatgactatgaaaattgtagattcacactgaaggcatcaaaactatgaattaacacatgtggaattatatatggaattataaacataacaaaaaagtgtgaaacaaccgaaaatatgtcatattcttggttcttcaaaatagtcactttttgctttgattactgctttgcacactcttggcattctcttgatgagcttcaagagctagtcacctgaaatggtctttcaacagtcttgaaggagttccccgagagatgcttagctcttgttggcccttttgtcttctgtctgcggtccagctcacccctaaaccatctcgattgggttcaggtccggtgactgtggaggccaggtcatcttatgtgtgtaatatgcatttctcatgattgggtaatcgcggcagctacattagtttttctgattaattgttttgctctatgagaaagacaaggtaacaaaatattcggggcttatgcccccttagcccagccctagcgccgcccctggtcaatgcgtttttttgacggcctgctagcggatcattaggggccgttcacatcacgtcttttgcgcgcgcaagttcgttatttccaatgtaggtgcgC
The sequence above is drawn from the Carassius auratus strain Wakin chromosome 5, ASM336829v1, whole genome shotgun sequence genome and encodes:
- the LOC113072847 gene encoding fibroblast growth factor 10, giving the protein MRSTMRTWTVSNSVSACWSVCVVYLLAVSVTLASSVTCRSACPVQRALRVTNSSSASASASASTSGRHVRSYVHLQGDVRQRKLFSFQKFFLRIGKDGRVNGTKSKDDPYSILEITSVDVGIVAIRAIGSNLYLAISKRGELYGARNYGINCRLKERIEENGYNTYASAEWRNKKRQMFVGLSAHGRSLRGRKTRRKNTATHFLPILV